CCCTTCTCGACCGGTGCGCTCTCCCCGGTGACGGGCGACTCGTCCACGGTCGTGCGGCCCTCGAGCACCTCCCCGTCGACCGCGAACCGCTCCCCGGGCCGGACGACCAGAACCTCCCCGACCGCCACCTCCCCGGCGGGCACCCGGAGCTCCATACCGCCCCGCAGGACGGTAACCTCCTCCGGGACGAGCCGCGCGAGCGCCCGCACCGCCCCCCGCGTCCTCTCGACCGCGTAGACCTGCAGCGCGCCGCCCGCCGCGAACAGCACCACCACGAGCGCCGCCTCGCCCCACGCCCCGATCCCGACAGCCCCCACGACGGCCGTGCTCATGAGCACGTTCATGTCCATGTGCCGGGACCTGAGCGCTGCGAACGCGGCCCGGAAGATGGGGACCCCGCCCGCCGCGATCGCCGCCGCGTACAGGGAGATCCATGCCACCCCCGGGCCGCCCGCGAGCTGCAGCGCCGCCCCCGCCGCGAAGAGCAGCGCCGCCACCCCCGTGAGAACCACCCGCCTCTCCCGCCACAGAGGCTCCCGTTCCTCCCGCCGGGGCACGGCCACCCCGTAGCCCGCCTCCCGTACCGCCCCCTCCAGCGCCTCGCGGCTCACCGAAGCCTCGTGCTCGGCCTCCAGCCGCCCCGCCGCGAAGCTCACCGTCGCCCGGTAGACCCCCGGAAGCCGCCCCACGCTCCGCTCCACGCTCGCCGCACACGCCGCACAATCCATCCCCTCCACCCGCAGCACCGTGCGCCGCGCCCCAGCGGGTACGGAGACCCCTCCCCCGCCCAGAACCGGAAGCTCCCTCCGGCCCACCGGCCTACCTGCTTCGAAGGATGTTCCTACGAACGCTCATATGAGCATTCTATCATATGTTGTGGTGGGGTTTTCTCTTTGTATCGAGGGGGAGGAAGCGGGTGCCGTGGGTGGCGTGGTCGCCGGCGTGGTCCACCTGGAGGGTGGTATGGGAGATACCGTACTCTTCGCGGAGCAGGCGTTCGAGTTCGCGGCGCTTGGCGTGGCAGTCTTCGCCGGCTGAGACCAGGACGTGGGCAGAGAGGGCGGGGAAGCCCGAGGTGATGGTCCAGACGTGGAGGTCGTGCACCTCGGCGACGCCGGTGGTGGAGGCCATACGGCGGCCTATTTCGGCGGGGTCTACACCCTGGGGGGCGGCTTCGAGGAGGATGTTCACCGAGTCGCGCAGCAGCCGCCAGGAGGAGGCCAGGATCAGGAGCCCTATGAGGACGCTGATGAGGGGGTCGGCCGGGTACCAACCGGTGAGCAGGATGATGAGGCCGGAGACCAGCACCCCGAAGGAGCCGAGCAGGTCGGCCAGCACGTGCCGGAGGGCGCCCTGCAGGTTGAGGCTCTCCGAGCCGGGGCGCATGAGCACCCAGGCGGCGGCCGCGTTGACCGCGAGGCCGGCTACGGCCACGGCGGCGACCCAGCCGCCCATGACCTGCGGAGGCTCCTGGAGCCTGCGGTAGGCCTCGTAGAAGATCCAGAGGGATATCGCGACGAGGGTCACGCCGTTGAAGAGGGCCGCCAGGATCTCCGCCCGCTTGTACCCGAAGCTCCGCTCGGGGGTCGGGGGCCTGGACGAGAGCCAGAGCGCGAACAGCGCAAGCCCCAGCGAGAGGTTGTCCGAGAGCATGTGCGCCGCGTCGGCGAGCAGCGCCAGCGACCCGGTGAGAAGCCCACCCACCACCTCCGCAACCGTGTAGGAGGCCGTGATCGCCAGCGCCACCGCCAGCGAACGCCGGTCGGCCTCCCGCCCGTGACCCGCATGTTCATTTGCATGAGTCATCGCTCATATGATATCCGAGACGGGGGGTATGGGGCAAGGGTCAGGCGTGGCGGACGTGCTGGAGGGAGAGGTCGAGGAGGCGGCGGACGTGGTCGTCGGCGAGGGTGTAGTAGGCCATCTTGCCCTCGCGGCGGTAGGTGACCAGGTTGGCGTTACGGAGGGTCCGGAGCTGGTGGGAGACGGCGGACTGGCTGAGGCCGAGGACGGCCTGCAGGTCGCAGACGCACAGTTCGCGGTCGGCGAGGGCGCACAGGATCCGCATGCGGGTGGGGTCGCCGACGGCCTTCAGGAGTTCGCTAGCGCCCCGGATCTCCTCTGGCTCCGGCATGGCGGAGAGGGCTTCGGAGACTTGCTGCGGGTGTATGCCGGTCTCCTCGCAGGTGGAGAGGCGTTCGGTCTGTCTGGTGTCGCTGCTCATCACGAAGGATTATACGGTGTGGGGGACGGGTTCGAGCAGCACCCTCTCCAGGCGGGGGAGACGCTTGCGGGCGGCGGTCGCGAGGCGCTCCGAGAGCTCGCCGATCCGTTCGGCGCTCAGCTCCGGGGGCACCCGGGCCCGCACCTCGGCGTGGAGGGAGTGCCCGATCCAGCGCGCCCGCACCTCCTCGACCTGCAGGATCTCCGGCATCCCGGAGGCGACCTCCTCCAGCGCTTCGACCGTCCCGGGCTCCACGGCGTCCATCAGCCGCCGCCAGACCGTCCTGGCCGAGTCCCGGACGATGAGCAGGATGACGGCCGTGATCCCGAGCCCCACCACGGGGTCCACGGCCGGGTACCCGAGCCACGCGCCCGCCGCGCCCGCGAGCACCGCGAGCGAGGTGAGCCCGTCGGTGCGGGCGTGCTGGCCGTCGGCGATGAGCGCGGCGCTGCCGATCCTGCGTCCCGTCGAGATGCGCAGGCGGGCCACCAGCTCGTTGCCCGCGAAGCCGGTCACGGCGGCGAGAGCCACCCACCCGGTTCCCCGCACCCCCGAGCCCTCCAGAAGCTTCGTCGCCGACTCGTAGCCGGAGACGGCCGCGCTGAGCAGGATGACCCCGACTATCGCGGCGCCGGCCAGATCCTCGGCCCGCCCGTAGCCGTAGGTGTAGGAGCGGCTGGCGGCCCTCCGGGAGAGGGCGAAGGCCAGCCACAGCGGAAGGGCGGTGAGGGCGTCGCCGAAGTTGTGCGCGGTGTCCGCCAGGAGCGCCGCGGAGCCGGAGAGGAGGGCCACCGCGAGCTGGAAGGCTGCGGTGAGCGCGAGGACGGCGAGGGAGAGCTTGACCGCCCGGATGCCCTCGGCGCTCGCCCCGTGGTCCACGGGGGCGTGGTGGTGCCTCACGGTCCGTCCCGCCGGCAGGGATGCGAGGGGTCTGCGGCCACGTGCGGCTTGATGTCCAGGATCGGGGTGCCGTCCAGCATGTCCAGGCCCCGCACCCGGACGGAGCCTCCCTCGACCCCGAGCACCTCCAGCACCGAGACGCCCACCGGGTTGGGGCGCAGAGGGGAGCAGGTGCTGAAGACCCCCACCGGTCCCTCGCGGTGCGGGGGCGTCTGCCGCAGGTGTCCGGGTTCGAAGGGCGGGCTCTGGTGGAAGTGGAAGACCACCAGGATGCTCTCCCCGGTCCGGATGTCCCGCAGCCCCTCCGCGTACTCCGGGAGCACCTCCAGCACCCCCTCCACGTCGGAGGAGGTCCAGCTGCGGGGAACCCGGCCTGGACGGGTCCGCACGTAGCCGATGGGGGAGAACTTCGCGCTCATCGTGCTCCGACCGCCGCGCGCCGCCGGAGGAAGGCCCCGCGGGAGACGGCGTAGCGCACCTCGTCGGAGCCTTCCTCGCGCAGCCCCATCCCCAGCCGCTCCATCATCCCGCGCCAGGCCCGGTTCTCCGGCCGGGTCGCGGTCCACACCTCCTCTATCCCGAGCTCCTCGAAGCCGTAGCGGAGCACCTCCCGGCAGGCTTCAGGGGCGAGCCCCTTGCACCAGTGGTCTTTGTGCAGGGCGTAAGAGAGGACGATCCGCCCCTCCCGCCGCTCGAGCCCGCAGTGGCCGATGAGCCGGCCGTCCTCGCGGAGGATCATGGCGAGCTGACCCAGGCCCTCCCGGTAACCTCGCAGCCACCTCTCGAGCGCCGCCTCCACCGCGGCGGCTTCCCGGCCCCCGTCGCACATGAAGCCCCGGGTCTCCTCCTCGGCGGCTATCCGGACGAGTGCCGGGAGATCCTTCCTCGCAAACGGACGCAGCAGCAGCCGACGGGTCCTGAGCTCCCTCAAGAAGACCAGCCCTCCTCCTCTCTCCGAGATGCGGCGCCGAGCCGGGCGTGGTCCACGTGGTAGAGCGCCTCCCGCAGTAAGACCCCGAGATGGTCGTCGGCGAGCGAGTAGAAGCGCCTCCGACCCTCCCTCCGGCACCGGACCAGACCGAGATCCCTGAGCACCCGCAGCTGGTGGCTGGTCGCCGAAGGACGCATCCCGACCGCCTTGGCGAGCTCCCCAGCGGAGAGCTCCCCACGCTCCAGAAGCGCAAAGAGCGCCCGCAGCCGCGTCGGGCTCGCCAGCGCCCCCATGAGCCCCGCAACCCGCTCGTCCACCCCCGGCAGAGGCCCCCCGCCCAGCACGTCCCGCGGCTCCAGCAGGCGCTCCCCGGCCGGCGCATCCCTGAAGTGCGTCATGAAGATGATTTTATGAAAAATTGAAGAAGTATTCAATCGTTTTCGGGGGGCACGAACCGGGCGTAGTAGCCGGTTCGTGGTCCGAGGCGGCCCTCGTAGCGCAGGCCGGCGGCCTCGGCGCGGGAGAGGAGGGTTCGGAGGGGGACCATGTGGGGGTCTGGGAGGAGTTCGCCGACGACGAGTCGGCCGCCGGGTTTGAGGACGCGGTGGAGTTCGCGCAGGGCGCGGTCCTGGTCGGGGATCTCCCCGAGGGTTGCGACGAGGTAGGCGGCGTCGAAGGAGTGGTCGGGGTAGGGGAGGCTTTGGGCGTCGCCGCGGGTGGGGGTGATGTTGTGGATGTTCTTTGCGGCCGCGCGGCGGGTGGTGTGGTCGATCATCTTCTGCTGGAGGTCCAGGACGTGCAGGGTGCCGCCGGGGGAGATCCAGCGTGCGGTGTGGAGGGCGTAGTAGCCGGTGCCTGGGCCGACCTCCAGGATACGTTCGCCGGGGGAGGGGGAGAGGGTGCGGCGCAGCCGGTTGCGGGTGAGGAGGGGGCGGGGGAGGCTCACGGCGAGCCGGTAGCGGTAGGGGCAGGCGGCGGGATGGCGGCGGGCGCGGAGGGTGTAGAGGAAGGCGGCCGCGAGCAGGGCGGCGGGGATCAGGGTTCGCTTGCGCACCGGATTTCCCTCTCTGCTAGGGGCGTTCGCCGAGGGTCACGTCGAGGGTGCGGCGCTCGCCGTTGCGGACCACCGTCACGCTCACCTCGTCGCCCGGTTGGTAGTCCCTGAGGGCCGAGTAGAGGTCGCCGGAGCTGCGGATCTGTGTGTCGTCCAGCGCCACGATGATATCGCCGCGGCGCAGGCCTGCCTCGTCGGCCGGCGTTCCCCGCTCCACCTGGGCCACCAGGGCGCCCGAGGTCACCTCCAGCCCGTAGAGCTCCGCCTCCTGGCGGGTCAGGTCCACCGGGACGATCCCCAGGAACGGCTCCCGCACCTCGCCGGTCTCTATGAGCTGGTCGGCCACCGAGGTCGCCACCGAGGCCGGGATGGCAAAACCGATGCTCTCCGCCCCCGTCTGGGGGGGCAGGTAGGCGACGTTTATCCCGATGATCTCGCTGGAGCGGTTCGCCAGGGCGCCGCCCGAGGAGCCCGGCGAGATCGCGGCGTCCGTCTGGATCAGGCCGGTCAGCGAGGGGATCTGGACTCCCCCGGTGAACCGGGCGGGGATCTCGCGGTCCAGCCCGCTGACCACGCCGGCGGTGACCGTGGACTCGAAGCCCGAGGGGCTGCCGATGGCCACCGCGAGCTGGCCCACGATGGGCTCGGCGTCGCTGAAGGTGGCGGCGGGGAGGTCGTCCCGGTTCACCTTGACGACGGCGATGTCCGTGCGGGGGTCGGAGCCCACCACCCGGCCGCGCTCGGTGGAGCCGTCGGCGAAGGCCACGTTCACCTCGTCGGCGCCCTCCACCACGTGGTTGTTGGTGATGATGTAGCCGTCCTTGCGGTAGATGACGCCGCTGCCCACCCCGCTCTGGCTCTCCGGGCCGAAGGGGGTGAGCTGGATCTCCTGGGTGTTCACCTGCACCACGCTGGGCTCCACCTTCGCCGCCACCTGCGCCACCGGCTCGTCCTGCGGGATGTTTTGGGTCGCCTGCGCCGGGCTCTGACCGGTCTGCCGCTGGCCTTCGTCTTCCGAGCAGGCCCCGGCCAGCAGGGCGGCGAAGAGCATCGCCGCGGCCGCGGCGACGGCCGCTGTCCTGGATCTCACGATCATCTTCCGGGCACCTCCTGCCGCGCCTCCAACTCGAACAAACTTCTATACGGGCGTGAACCGCGCCGGTTTCCGTTGTACCCTCGGGAGGTGGCCGGAGAAACCGGGACGGAGCGCGTGCCCGCCGAGCTGGCCCGGGCCGGGGAGGCCCGGCACTACATCACCTGGCTCGGCGGCGCCGCCGGTCTGCGCGGGGAGGATCTGCACGGGCTCGCGGTCGCCGCCGAGGCCGTCCTCACCGACGTGCTGCTCGCCTCCGATGGGGGGACCATGGAGATCTCGGCCCGCAGCGAGGGCGGGCTGCTGAGGATAGAGATCTCCCACCCCTCGGCGGGGGGCCGGGTGCGCAACCTCGAGGCGGTGCTGGAGCGCTTTCTCGACGGGCACGAGCTCTCCCCCGGAAGGAGCGTCCTCGTGAAGCGGCTTCCCGCCTAGGAGGAGAGGGCCCGCAGCCGCTCCTTCACCCGCTCCTCCTCGTCGCGCAGGTGGCGGAAGACGTCCTGGGCGAAGCGCACGGCGTGCTCCTCGGGGAGGTTGATCCTGCGGTTTTTCAGGACGGAGTCGAGCTCCTTTATCGCCGCCTCGGCCATCCCTACCATCATCTCCGCCTGCTTGAGCATCTCCGCGCGCTCCTCCTCGGGGATGTCGGCGCCAAGGCGCAGGCGTTCCCGGTGCTCCTCCAGGTACCTTATGAAGTCCCTTATACCCATCGCCAGCCCGGCATTATATCCCCTCAGAAGCGGGACTCCAGGAAGATCCCGCGGGTCACCTCCGGCGAGCCCAGCTCCCGGGCCCGCTGCTCGGCCAGCCGCCGGGCCCGCCCCCGCAGGAACACCGGCACCCCGGCCAGCTCCTCCAGCGCCTCCTCGGTCCAGGAGATCTCCGGCGGCCCGGGCTCCTCCGGCGGCTCCTCCACCTGCCGGAGGGCCCCATCCAGCGCGTCGGCCAGCACGCTGGAGCCCGCGTACCCCATCAGCGGCCGCGGAGCGAAGGACCGCTCGCCCGCGGGCGGGCAGAAGGGCAGAAACGGTATCCCCAACGACCCGGCGACCTCCTCCTCCAGCTCGGTGCCCACCAGCAGGTCCGGGGCGGAGCGCTCGATCCTCCGGTCCACCTCCTCCGGGTCGTCGGCGGCGAAGGCCGCGTCGGTGAAGGTGCTGGCGTGGAACAGGAAGTCCCGTTCCAGGTGGGTCATGTAGGTGCCGCAGCCGGCCACCCTGAGCCCCACCTCGCGCGAGAGAGCGTACCCCAGCCCCAGCGCGTAGGTGAAGTCCCCGAAGATGAACACGCTCCTGTCCTCGAAGACCTCCGGCGGGGCCAGCCGGGCGTACCAGGGCAGCTTCGCCGTGCGCGAGAGCTCGCCCCAGATCGCCTGCCGCACCGTCCGGGCCTCCACCTCGCAGACCCTGGCCGCCGCCCGCAACGCCGCCCCGGTCCCGGACGTCCCGATCATGGGGGTGGTGACCCGCGGGATGCCGAACTCGTCCTGCAGGTAGAGGGTAGCGGACTCCGCCACCTCCCGGTAGAGGACGACGTTCACCCAGGCCCGGGTGAGGCGGGAGAGCTCCTCCTCCCCGGCCCCCAGCGGCACCCGGGCGTTGACCCCTATCCCTATCAGGCCCAGGAGCCGCTCCGCCTCGGCGTACTCGGCCTCGGCGTCCCTGCCGAGCGCCGGCGGCCCGAAGAGGTTCGCGGTGGGCTCGGCGGTGCGGGGCTGGGGGACGGCGTGGGCCCGGATTACGTCCTCGAGCGCGAGCTCCGTCGCCTCCGTCTCGGCCATCCCCGGCACCTGCCAGCCGCAGGGGATGAAGTGCGGGCCCCGGCCCGTCTCGGGGTGCGGGGGCAGCGTGAGCTCCCCGGGGGGTTCCTCGCCCGAGAGCAGGGCCGCCTCCGAGCGGGCGAGGAGGAGGGTCCGGGCCTCCGGGTTGCGCCCGGCGGCCCGGAGCAGGTCCCGCTGCAGGTCGCCCGGGGCCCGGGTGTCGTCCGGGCGCCGCCACATCGGGCTCAGCGTCAGCGGAGCCGGGGAGCCGTCGCGCCTGCGGTCGGCGTGGAAGAAGGGGAAGTAGTTCTCCCCCGGCAGGGCGCGCAGCACCGCGTGGGCCTCCCGCAGGCTCGCCGCCAGGTGCAGGATGCCGTGTCCGGACGGGCCCTCGTAGACCCCCCGCAGCAGCCTCATAGGTTGGTCGCGGAGTCCAGCGCCTCGGCCCGGTCGAGGGCGCGGACCAGAAACTCCAGCACCCTGCGGGCTCCCCCGTAGCCGTGCACCCCGAGCCGCAGGAAGTCCCGCGAGCAGCGGCACAGCTGCCCCCGCGCCACCAGCGCCGCGTAGAGGCCCGGGCTGGCCACCACCAGATCGGGGCGCGAGCGCTCTATCCGCTCCAGCTGGCCCCTCCAGTCCGGCGACTCCACCACGTCCACGTCCGGCCCGAGCGCCCGCAGCTCCTCCGAGAGCAGTCGCCGGTCCAGCCGCGGGACCCCGACCTCCAGCACCACCGCCCCGGCATCGGCCAGAAAGCGGGCCAGCGGCACCTCCAGCCCCGTGTCCCCGGCGAAGAAGATCCTCTTGCCCCGGATGCGGTTGCGCAGCGGCTGCAGCTCCTGCCAGACGGCCCGCGCCCGCCCCAGCTCGCTGGCGGTGGACCCGGCGACCCCCGCCACCTCCTGGATGAAGCGGGCCGTGCCGTCCACCCCGATGGGGCACAGCGTCCGGATCGCCTCGGCCCCGCGCCGCTCCGCGGCCTCGAGCGCCGCCCCGAGGTTGGGGTCCAGCGCGGCGACCAGCGTCCCCTCGCCCACGGGCGGAAGTTCCCACACTCCACCCGCCGGGACCGTTCCGGCCACCTCGACCCCGTCGCGGGCCAGCTCGGAGGCCACCTCCCGCCCGGAGCCGGGGGAGTGGACCGCTCCGAGCAGCGCCACCGGCCGCCGCAGCGGCACTCGGCGCTCCTCCCCGCCCGTCCGGCCCAGCAGACCGGCCAGCAGACCCCCGCCGCCCTTGGCCGCGCCCTCCTCCCTGGGCGCCGGCACGCCGGAGGCCCCCTCGGGGCACAGCCCGAGGAGCTCCGCCAGCGTCCGGTCCTCCAGGTCCGTGGCCAGCACCCCGGGCGCCGGGTAGGGCTCGTCCGGGTCCACCGCGAGCACCGGCAGCTCCAGACGCCGGGCGGCGAGCCGGGCCTCGAACCCGGCGTCCACCCCCAGCCGGCGCGCCGACCGGCCGGCCACCAGGAGCACCGCCTCCAGGCCCCTGAAGCCCGCCGCGGCCTCCACGGTGCCGGAGGCGACCCGCCCCTGCTCCGGAGGGTCTTCCGGGTCGAGCAGGAGCGAGAGGACCCGCGGGCTGCGCGGCGGCGGGAAGGTTCCCGGTGCAGGAGGCGGCGGGACGCACCGCAGCAGGTGGGCCTCCGATCGGGTCCCGGCGACCACCACCAGGAGCCCGGGCAGTCGCTCCGCCAGACCCCCCGCGGCGCCGAGCGGGGGGAGCACGTCCGGAACGCCAGACTCGTTGAGTATGGTCAAGCAGACCCCCTCCGGAGGACCCCCGTGGCCGGCATGTTCCCCTCTCGCACCCCGAGCGCCACTAGTTTAAGCCGTGCAGGGCGTCGAGCGCCAGCTCCACCATGCCGTCCACCGCCGAGCGCAGATCCTCGTCGCTGATCCTGACGACCTCCTCGCCGATGGTGTCCGAGACCGTCAGCAGGCAGCCGGCCCGCACCCCGCGCATGGCGGCTATGGTGAAGATGGCCGCCGCCTCCATCTCCACCGCCAGCACCCCCAGCCGGCCCCAGAGCCCGGCCGGGTCCTCCACCGGATCGTAGAAGAGGTCGGAGCTGACCACCGGACCCACGAAGACCCGGCGCCCGGAGCGCTCGGCGGCGTGGTGGGCGGCGTGCACGATGTCGAAGTGGGCCGCCGGGGCGTAGGGGAGGCCGCGGGTGAGGGAGGAGACGGTGCCGTCCTGCGGTGCGGCGGCGGTGGCGACGACGAGGTCGCCGAGGCGCAGCTCCCGGTGGTAGCCGCCGCAGGTCCCCACCCGCACGAGGTTGCGGGCCCCGAGCTGGATGAGCTCCTCCACCACGATCGCGGCGCTCGGACAGCCCATCCCGGTGGCCTGCACCGAGACCGGCTTCCCCCGGTAGGAGCCGGTGTAGCCGAGCATGCCGCGCTCCCGGGTGACCAGGCGCGGGTTCTCGAAGAAGGTCCTGGCTATGTACTCCGCCCGCAGCGGGTCCCCCGGGAGCAGGACGCTCTCGGCGAAGTCTCCGGGCTCCGCACGTACGTGTACCGGCATACTGGCGTACCTCCTCTGGTCGTCCTGCCCGGCGGCGTACCCCGCCGGCCTGCTCGCTCAGAGGCTATCCAGAATAGCAGGGGGCGGGGGCACGGGCTTGGGGGAGAGGACGAGCGCCCCGGAGACGAGCCCGGCGGCCCGCCCGACCTCCCGGCCCCCGTAGAGCCGGGCGACCGGCTGGCCCTCCTCGACCCGGTCCCCGAGGTCGACCAGGAGCTCCACCCCGGCCCCGGGGTCGACCGGGTCGCCCTTCTTCTGTCGTCCGGCCCCGAGCAGCAGGGCCGCTCTGCCCACCCCGAGCGCGTCGAAGCGCTCGACGTAGCCCTCTCCCGGCGAGGGGACCTCGCGCACCTCGGAGGAGAGCGGGAGGTCGGCGAGGGAGTCCGGGTCGCCGCCCTGGGCCCGCACGAAGCGCACGAAGAGCTCGTAGGCGGCCCCGCTCGCGAGCGCCCGCCCGACGGCCCTCTCCGGCTCCGAGACCCCCTTGAGCTCCAGCAGCCGGACGGCGACGGAGCGGGCCACCTCCCCAAGATCCCGCGGCGCCTCCTCCCCCCGCAGGAAGCGGAGGCTCTCCCGGACCTCCAGGGCGTTGCCCACGGCCCGGCCCAGGGGGCGGCTCATGTCCGAGATCATGGCCGCCGCCCGGACGCCGAGGTCTTCGCTGAGCCGGATCAGCAGCCGGGCCAGCTCCCGGGCCTCCTCCGGGGTGCGCATGAAGGCCCCGGAGCCGCACTTGACGTCGTAGAGGAGGTGCCCGGCGCCGGTGGCCGCCTTTTTGGAGACGATGGACGACCCGATGAGCGGCAGCGAGTCCACCGTGCCGGTGGCGTCCCTGAGGGCGTAGATGGCCCTGTCGGCCGGGGCAAGCTCCCCGGCTTCGGCGATGGCCAGCCCGACCTCCTCGACCTGCCGCCGGAAGCGCTCCTCGGTGAGCGAGCAGCTGAAGCCGGGGATGGACTCCAGCTTGTCTATGGTCCCGCCGGTGATCCCCAGGCCTCGCCCGGAGAGCTTGGCCACCGGCGCCCCGCAGGCTGCGGCGAGCGGGAGGGCGGTGAGGCTGACCTTGTCCCCGACGCCCCCTGTGGAGTGCTTGTCCACGCACCCCGGGAAGGAGTAGCGTTTCCCGGAGTCCGCCATCGCCCGGGTCAGGGCCAGGGTCTCCTCGTAGCCCATTCCCCGGATGAAGACGGCCATGAGCAGGGCGGACATCTGGTAGTCCGGGATCCGTCCGGCGGTGTATCCCTCGACCACCGAGCGGATGAGGGACTCCGGCAGCTCCCCGCCCCGCTTCTTTATCTCTATGGCCTCCAGGACGTCGCTCACGGGGCGTCTCCTTCCCTCGGGAGGTTGGTGATCTCGACCGGCTCCACCGGGTCCGGCAGCGGGATGCGCAAAACGCGCGAGTAGAAGTGGAGCTCGGCCTCCAGGGCCCGCCGCAGCGACCGTTCCCTCCGGAACCCGTGACCCTCGCCCTCGAACTCCAAGAGGGCCACGGGGACGCCCCCGTCCCGCAGCCTTTCGTACAGCAACCGCGACTGTTCCGGGGGGACGACCTCGTCCTCGAGCCCCTGGAAGAGGATGAGGGGCGAGCGGATCTCCCCCGCCCTATGGAGGGGGGAGCGCTCCCGGTAGAGATCGGCCCGCTCCGGATAGGGCCCGACGAGCCCCTCCAGATACCGCGACTCGAACCTGTGGGTCTTCCTGACGAACGCCTCGAGGTCCGAGGGTCCGAAGTAGCTCGCGCCGGCGGCGAACTCCCCCCGGGAGGCCAGCGCGGCGAGCGCCGTGTACCCCCCGGCGCTCCAGCCCCGGATGATGAGGCGCTCCTCATCCGCCTCGCCGGCTGCGGCCGCGTGCCGGGCCGCGGCGGCGCAATCCTCGACCTCCGCCACCCCCCACCGGCCCCGCAGCCGCTCTCTGTAGGCCCGCCCGAAGCCGGTGCTCCCGGCGTAGTTCACGTCCAGCACCGCGAAGCCCCGGCTGGTCCAGTACTGCACCTCGGGGCTGAAGTGCGGGCGGGCGGCCCCGGTGGGTCCCCCGTGGGCCTGCACCAAAAGCGGCGGGCGCTCCCCCGGCGGTCCGGTGAAGGCGGCGTTGGCGGGCCGGTAGAGAAAGGCGTGCACCCGGGCGCCGTCCCCGGAGGGGACCTCCACCACCTCGGGGACGGAGAGGTAGCCGGGCTCGACCTCCGGCCCCGCCGGACGGTAGACCTCCTCCGGACCGCTCCCGGGGAGCTCCAGCCGCACCACCCGCGGCGGTCCGTCGAAGGTGGCCCCGACGAAGGCTCCCTCGCCGTTCTCGGCCCTCACCTGGGAGACGTGGGTGAAGGGGCTCTCGAGCGGGGAGATCCTGCGGTCCGCGACGTTCACGACGGCGAGCCTCCAGACCCCCCGGCGGGTGTAGGCGCACAGGATCGCGTTCTCCCCCGCGAAGGCGTAGGTGGAGAGCCCGAAGGCCCACTGTGGGACCCCGAACTCCGCCTTCATCGGGCAGACGGGCTCCGCCCGGCCGTAGGGTGAGAGCCGGTAGAGGTTCCACCAGCCGGCCCGGTCGGAGACGAAGTAGAGCAGGCCCCGCGGCGACCACTCGGGCTGGAGGACG
The Rubrobacter xylanophilus genome window above contains:
- a CDS encoding nitrogenase component 1; translated protein: MRLLRGVYEGPSGHGILHLAASLREAHAVLRALPGENYFPFFHADRRRDGSPAPLTLSPMWRRPDDTRAPGDLQRDLLRAAGRNPEARTLLLARSEAALLSGEEPPGELTLPPHPETGRGPHFIPCGWQVPGMAETEATELALEDVIRAHAVPQPRTAEPTANLFGPPALGRDAEAEYAEAERLLGLIGIGVNARVPLGAGEEELSRLTRAWVNVVLYREVAESATLYLQDEFGIPRVTTPMIGTSGTGAALRAAARVCEVEARTVRQAIWGELSRTAKLPWYARLAPPEVFEDRSVFIFGDFTYALGLGYALSREVGLRVAGCGTYMTHLERDFLFHASTFTDAAFAADDPEEVDRRIERSAPDLLVGTELEEEVAGSLGIPFLPFCPPAGERSFAPRPLMGYAGSSVLADALDGALRQVEEPPEEPGPPEISWTEEALEELAGVPVFLRGRARRLAEQRARELGSPEVTRGIFLESRF
- a CDS encoding ArsR/SmtB family transcription factor, which produces MSSDTRQTERLSTCEETGIHPQQVSEALSAMPEPEEIRGASELLKAVGDPTRMRILCALADRELCVCDLQAVLGLSQSAVSHQLRTLRNANLVTYRREGKMAYYTLADDHVRRLLDLSLQHVRHA
- a CDS encoding S1C family serine protease; amino-acid sequence: MIVRSRTAAVAAAAAMLFAALLAGACSEDEGQRQTGQSPAQATQNIPQDEPVAQVAAKVEPSVVQVNTQEIQLTPFGPESQSGVGSGVIYRKDGYIITNNHVVEGADEVNVAFADGSTERGRVVGSDPRTDIAVVKVNRDDLPAATFSDAEPIVGQLAVAIGSPSGFESTVTAGVVSGLDREIPARFTGGVQIPSLTGLIQTDAAISPGSSGGALANRSSEIIGINVAYLPPQTGAESIGFAIPASVATSVADQLIETGEVREPFLGIVPVDLTRQEAELYGLEVTSGALVAQVERGTPADEAGLRRGDIIVALDDTQIRSSGDLYSALRDYQPGDEVSVTVVRNGERRTLDVTLGERP
- a CDS encoding GNAT family N-acetyltransferase — translated: MRELRTRRLLLRPFARKDLPALVRIAAEEETRGFMCDGGREAAAVEAALERWLRGYREGLGQLAMILREDGRLIGHCGLERREGRIVLSYALHKDHWCKGLAPEACREVLRYGFEELGIEEVWTATRPENRAWRGMMERLGMGLREEGSDEVRYAVSRGAFLRRRAAVGAR
- a CDS encoding ArsR/SmtB family transcription factor, with the protein product MTHFRDAPAGERLLEPRDVLGGGPLPGVDERVAGLMGALASPTRLRALFALLERGELSAGELAKAVGMRPSATSHQLRVLRDLGLVRCRREGRRRFYSLADDHLGVLLREALYHVDHARLGAASRREEEGWSS
- a CDS encoding cation diffusion facilitator family transporter, which produces MTHANEHAGHGREADRRSLAVALAITASYTVAEVVGGLLTGSLALLADAAHMLSDNLSLGLALFALWLSSRPPTPERSFGYKRAEILAALFNGVTLVAISLWIFYEAYRRLQEPPQVMGGWVAAVAVAGLAVNAAAAWVLMRPGSESLNLQGALRHVLADLLGSFGVLVSGLIILLTGWYPADPLISVLIGLLILASSWRLLRDSVNILLEAAPQGVDPAEIGRRMASTTGVAEVHDLHVWTITSGFPALSAHVLVSAGEDCHAKRRELERLLREEYGISHTTLQVDHAGDHATHGTRFLPLDTKRKPHHNI
- a CDS encoding class I SAM-dependent methyltransferase, whose amino-acid sequence is MRKRTLIPAALLAAAFLYTLRARRHPAACPYRYRLAVSLPRPLLTRNRLRRTLSPSPGERILEVGPGTGYYALHTARWISPGGTLHVLDLQQKMIDHTTRRAAAKNIHNITPTRGDAQSLPYPDHSFDAAYLVATLGEIPDQDRALRELHRVLKPGGRLVVGELLPDPHMVPLRTLLSRAEAAGLRYEGRLGPRTGYYARFVPPEND
- a CDS encoding cation diffusion facilitator family transporter, with protein sequence MPAGRTVRHHHAPVDHGASAEGIRAVKLSLAVLALTAAFQLAVALLSGSAALLADTAHNFGDALTALPLWLAFALSRRAASRSYTYGYGRAEDLAGAAIVGVILLSAAVSGYESATKLLEGSGVRGTGWVALAAVTGFAGNELVARLRISTGRRIGSAALIADGQHARTDGLTSLAVLAGAAGAWLGYPAVDPVVGLGITAVILLIVRDSARTVWRRLMDAVEPGTVEALEEVASGMPEILQVEEVRARWIGHSLHAEVRARVPPELSAERIGELSERLATAARKRLPRLERVLLEPVPHTV
- the tsaA gene encoding tRNA (N6-threonylcarbamoyladenosine(37)-N6)-methyltransferase TrmO — its product is MSAKFSPIGYVRTRPGRVPRSWTSSDVEGVLEVLPEYAEGLRDIRTGESILVVFHFHQSPPFEPGHLRQTPPHREGPVGVFSTCSPLRPNPVGVSVLEVLGVEGGSVRVRGLDMLDGTPILDIKPHVAADPSHPCRRDGP